Proteins from a single region of Kiritimatiellia bacterium:
- a CDS encoding ankyrin repeat domain-containing protein gives MRVHLFFLLFLSACVLRSPAADLIVSPIFKAAEEGDIELAKMLLEKNPGLVKAKGSAGYTALHWAAGAGQKQAVELLLARGAEVNARDAAGAAPLHLAAFQGHLKVAEILIDKNADVNAKNIRLRTPLHNAAGRNFEKIAARLLRAKADANARDNMGMTPLHTAAMYGSLPVIEQLSASGALLNEPDSRGDTALHLAVQYGHYDAADLLARKAADLNAKNKLGFTALHLAAMQGQDNTVAMLLAKGAAPSLTDNYGQTALQWAELKGHQKAAELIRKKNGPVRENERQ, from the coding sequence ATGCGCGTGCATTTGTTTTTTTTGCTGTTCTTGTCCGCTTGCGTCTTGCGTTCGCCGGCCGCCGATCTCATCGTAAGCCCGATTTTCAAGGCGGCTGAAGAGGGCGATATTGAGCTTGCCAAAATGCTTCTGGAAAAAAATCCCGGTCTGGTCAAGGCCAAAGGAAGCGCCGGTTACACGGCGTTGCACTGGGCGGCGGGGGCTGGACAGAAGCAGGCGGTTGAATTATTGCTGGCCCGCGGCGCCGAGGTGAATGCGCGCGACGCCGCCGGCGCCGCGCCCCTCCATCTGGCGGCCTTTCAGGGCCATTTGAAGGTCGCGGAAATTCTTATTGACAAAAACGCGGATGTGAACGCAAAAAACATCCGGCTCCGGACGCCGCTGCATAATGCCGCCGGCCGAAACTTTGAAAAAATTGCGGCCCGCCTTTTGCGGGCGAAAGCCGATGCGAACGCGCGCGACAATATGGGCATGACCCCGCTGCACACGGCCGCCATGTACGGCAGTTTGCCCGTGATTGAACAGCTCTCCGCCTCCGGCGCTCTTCTCAACGAACCTGACAGCCGCGGCGATACCGCGCTCCACCTTGCCGTTCAATACGGACATTATGACGCGGCGGACCTGCTCGCGCGCAAAGCGGCGGATCTGAATGCGAAAAACAAGCTCGGTTTCACCGCCCTGCACCTGGCCGCCATGCAGGGGCAGGATAATACCGTCGCCATGCTTCTCGCAAAAGGCGCCGCTCCTTCCCTGACCGATAATTACGGACAGACGGCTTTGCAATGGGCCGAGTTGAAAGGGCATCAGAAAGCGGCGGAACTGATAAGGAAAAAAAACGGGCCGGTTCGGGAAAACGAAAGACAATAA